Proteins from a genomic interval of Puniceicoccus vermicola:
- a CDS encoding ATP-binding protein yields the protein MFAWAGWLLLLTVEERVQNQYYAHLLENAAQAAPGDPLPPGVVRYTSSESISEAMGLADPPTKPGLYAAFGDSDHNRSKVMYGILDYVYWSRWDEEYAIWVDSPGSGQTVTWLVSPVEEYTDAIVDSIQIALLVAVLVVMVVALSVGSLIARWALKPMVVLAERVQRRNPDIKAGALSPGRSAHIDRDEVGFLEGALEAYEVRLRESLVRERDFLVDCSHELRTPVATLKGAVALLQTGTDDSARERYFGRIERSVQRMERLIEIFLMISREGCEQTPTQTVAPAEVVAEVVDDIRALYPTHPLRIQLFLDEAVRIDCHREVLAVLCYNLIGNAFNHLPGGEVCVHVDSINGEGRLRIEDDGPGLPEFSDIAVVASPGHGYGLTLVERLCRTHGWRLNKVPRDQGGTCIEVIFPRAGT from the coding sequence GTGTTCGCGTGGGCTGGATGGCTGCTGCTGCTCACCGTCGAAGAGCGCGTCCAGAACCAATACTATGCGCACCTTCTCGAAAACGCGGCTCAGGCCGCCCCGGGGGATCCGCTGCCGCCCGGTGTGGTCCGCTACACTTCCAGCGAATCAATCAGCGAAGCGATGGGGCTTGCGGATCCACCCACGAAGCCCGGTCTGTATGCGGCATTCGGAGACAGTGATCATAATCGAAGCAAAGTGATGTATGGAATCCTTGACTACGTGTACTGGTCTCGCTGGGATGAAGAGTATGCGATCTGGGTCGACTCGCCCGGGTCGGGGCAGACGGTGACCTGGCTCGTCTCTCCGGTCGAGGAGTACACCGACGCGATTGTCGATTCGATTCAAATCGCACTCCTGGTGGCGGTGCTTGTCGTGATGGTGGTGGCGCTTTCCGTAGGTTCGTTGATTGCCCGATGGGCATTGAAGCCGATGGTCGTTCTCGCCGAGCGGGTGCAGAGACGGAATCCAGACATAAAGGCCGGTGCGCTTTCCCCAGGACGGTCGGCGCACATTGATCGCGACGAAGTTGGTTTCCTCGAGGGTGCGTTAGAAGCTTACGAAGTGCGTCTGCGCGAGTCGCTCGTACGGGAGCGCGACTTTCTGGTGGATTGCAGTCATGAGTTGCGGACACCTGTGGCCACCTTGAAAGGAGCGGTCGCCTTGCTTCAGACGGGCACGGATGATTCTGCGCGGGAGCGTTATTTCGGGCGAATCGAACGTTCCGTGCAACGCATGGAACGCTTGATCGAGATCTTTTTGATGATCTCTCGGGAAGGCTGCGAACAGACGCCGACGCAGACGGTCGCCCCGGCTGAGGTCGTCGCTGAGGTGGTGGATGATATTCGCGCGCTCTACCCCACACACCCGCTGCGGATTCAATTGTTCCTCGACGAAGCCGTGAGGATCGACTGCCATCGTGAAGTGCTGGCAGTGTTGTGCTACAACTTGATCGGCAACGCATTCAACCATCTCCCGGGCGGCGAGGTTTGCGTGCACGTGGATTCGATCAATGGCGAGGGGCGCCTGCGGATCGAGGACGACGGTCCGGGACTGCCCGAGTTCAGCGATATCGCCGTGGTGGCGTCGCCGGGGCATGGGTATGGGTTGACGCTTGTTGAACGCCTCTGTCGCACCCATGGCTGGCGGCTAAACAAAGTGCCGCGAGACCAAGGAGGCACGTGCATCGAAGTGATTTTCCCTCGCGCAGGCACATGA